The region TTTAGTGCCTTCGCCCTCCGGGTTCAGGAAAGACTTCACATAGAGCGGTATCTTTTTATTGGCCAGCGGTTTTATGGTTTTGGGATGGATCACAGAGGCGCCGTAATAGGCCATCTCCACCGTTTCCTGGTAAGATATCTCCGGGTAGCGCACGGTATCCGCAAAATATTTGGGGTCAGCGTTGAGCAGACCTTCCACATCCTTCCAGATGTACATGCTGTCGGCATCGAGGCAGAAGGCAAAGATGGCGGCGCTAAAATCGGAGCCCTCGCGGCCCAGGGTAGTGGTGAGGCCGTTGTTGGTGCCCCCCAGGAAGCCCTGCGTTACCACCAGTCCTTGCTGCAACAGGTGGGGCACGTCGCGGCGGATCAGGCGCTCGGTCCAGGCCCAGTCTACCTTGCCCTCGCGCCAGTTAGTATCGGTTTGGATATACTTCCGGCTGTCTATCAGGGTGTTATAAATATCCTGCTCCGCCAGAAAATAATGCAGTATGGCCGACGAAAAAAGTTCGCCAAAACTGACAGTTTGATCGTATACCCTATCAAAATTGTCGTTCGGGGTGATTCCCTTTAGCTGATCGTGCAGTAGCTCGAACAAATGCTCCAGCCGCTGAAAGGCCGGGTGCTCCTGATCTACCAACAGTTCGCGCAGCACCTGCAGGTGATAATCCTTCAGGCTTGCTAACTCAGAAGAGAAGCTTTGCTGCCGGTAAGCCAGGTGCAGCAGCGCCTCCAAGGCATTGGTGGTCTTGCCCATAGCCGACACCACCACCAGCAGCTGGCCCTCATGGCCCTGCGTTTTAAGGATGCGGGCCAGGTTCCGGAACGATCCGGCGCTTTTTACAGAGGCGCCGCCAAATTTGTATACTTTAATCCTTTCTATACTCATACACGGTAAAATTAGGCATCATTCGGAATATAGCCTAAAAATGATATTTTTGTAATAAATTTAAAGCTATAGGTAAAAATCATCTTTATGAATGACAAACTCGGACTGCCTGTAGGCACAACGCTGGACAGGTTTATCATGAGAAAGCAAGAGGACTTCCCGTTCGCTACCGGGGAGCTGTCTCAGTTGCTTCGCGACATTGCCCTGGCGGCGAAGATCGTGAACCGCGAAATTAACCGCGCGGGCCTGCTGGATGTCACCGGCGCCTACGGTCAGCAGAACGTGCAGGGCGAGGACCAGCAGAAGCTGGACGTGATCGCAAACATCCGCTTTATACGTGCCTTGCGCAACGGCGGCGAAGTGTGCACCATCATTTCGGAGGAGGAAGACGAGGCGATCCAGACGGGCAATACCCGCGGCAAGTACATCGTTGCCATCGATCCGCTGGACGGCTCTTCCAACATCGATGTGAACGTGTCCATCGGCACGATCTTCTCGATCTACCGCCGCACCTCCGACCAAGGCTGCGACGGCACCATGGAAGATTGCCTGCAGCCGGGCGTGCGCCAGGTAGGGGCGGGTTACATCATCTACGGCTCCTCCACCATGCTGGTGTATACCACAGGCGCAGGCGTAAACGGCTTCACCTACGACCCGACGCTGGGCGAGTTCTTCCTCTCGCACCCGAACATCTGCACGCCAAAAACGGGTAAGATCTACTCCATCAACGAGGGTACCTACAACTTTTTCCCGGAAGGGGTGAAGCAGTATGTACAGTATTGCAAGGACAACGAGTACTCGGCGCGCTATATTGGCTCGCTGGTGGGCGATTTCCACCGAAACCTGCTCAAGGGCGGCATTTACATCTACCCCTCCACTACTAAAGTGCCCAAGGGCAAGCTGCGCCTGATGTATGAGTGCAACGCGCTGGCGTTTATTGTGGAACAGGCCGGCGGAAAGGCTACCGACGGCTCGCAGCGCATCATGGAGCTGGTGCCAACAGAACTGCACCAACGCTGCCCGCTGTTTATCGGCTCGCCCGAGATGGTAGACAAGGCGGAGGAATTCCTGAAGGCCGAAGTGGCCGTAAACTAACCCAACCCATCCCAACACATCTGGAATTAGTAATCAACAACAGCATCACAAAGGCAGCGGGCGGAAAGCTCTCTGCCTTTCTTGCTTTTAGCGGCTGCTGTACCTTAGCCTGGTTTCGGCTTTCTGGATCTCCCGCTTGAGTATAAGGCGGGCAATGCGGGTGGCAATGATCTCCTCGTCGGCATCCACCATGGCCTGTTTTACCTTTTGCTCGTCCACGTCAATACGGTAGAGGATGTGCAACAGGCGGCTGAAGTCGTTGCGGAGGAGCTGCTGCACGAGGTGAGCCAGCTTAAACTCCAGCGCCTCCAGGTTGGTAGAGGGCAAGTTATCCACCTCAAAAATGCGCTGCAGGTGGTTGGTGGTGCCCGTAAGTATGGCAGGTGAGTACGGCATCAGGCAAAGGTACGTATACTTTAGAAAATGCTGCTGAAACTATAAATAGCTGAAAGCGGCAATGTTTATACTTTATACTTTGATTAGGGTATAAAGTATACTTTTATGCCTCCCCCGCTTATGCGTTATAGCCCACGTTGCGATTACCCCGTCCCCACCCCGAGGGGAGCTATCAAGGATTCTGGACGAAAGGCTATTTGCCAAAGGACAGAGTATAAAAGCACTTATGCTTCTCATGCTTATACTTGTGGCAACGCTAAAGCTGCAGCTACTGAATCTGATCCCAGTCTTTCCGTTGAGCGCCTTGTAAATTTACGGTGCCGAGCCGGAGGCGAGGCAGCCCGAGGTACGAGGGCAGGAAATGTACACAGCGCGATGCGGGAAGACGAGGCCTCCCGGCCTGGAGGGAGCCAAAGTATGAAATGCAACAGTAGGTATGTAAGTCTGGAGGATCCGGGAGCTACAAAGTATAGCTTGGCTCAAGTTGCGGAAAGCGGCGGCTAGGGAAGTATAAATCAAGTATACAGTATGCCCTACGCGGATTAGGAAATCCGTAGCAGAGAAGGTTCCGGACAGGGATGTCCGGAACAGCGAAAGGGAGCCGGTCGAGTTGAAAACCCAACGAATAAAAAGACACGGGCTGCAAGCCCGCGCCAGCAGAAGTATGGGCAAAGTACAGCTCAAGTATAAAGTAGACGCTCCTATGCTTCCATACTTCAGGCTATGTATAAGCCGGCTGAAACAAAAAGCCCTCCGTTGGGGAGGGCTTTTATATTTATGCTTCCTTCTCGGATTTCTTCTTGGAAGGCTTTTTCTCGGCAGGGGCTTTTTCCTCAGCCTCTGGTTTTTCTGTTGCCTTTTTTGATTCAGGTTTAGCTGCCTCAGTAAAGCCAACGTGTTGTCGCACGATGGCGTACCAGGTCGCCAGCTTTTTCATGTCCGACACGTATACGCGGTCCTCGTCGTAGTTTGGCAGCACGCTGGCCATAAACTCCTTGTAGTCTTCGTTTCCGGGCTTATCGCTCAGCGGCAGGCTCTCGCCATACTTTTCGTTTACGCGGTCAAACACTTCTGCAAGCGGCACGGTGCCCTCCCCGTCAGTAGTATAGATAGAGATCTCGTCGAGCAGCGACATGCGGTGGCGCGCCTGCGCTACCATGGTCTTAGGGTTCTCCTCCAGGCTCTCCAAAATCACACCGGTGCGTGTAGGCTTTACTACACGGTACAGGCCACTCTGGCCAGAAACTGCTGCAACTTGTCTTAAATCAATAGGCATAGGTAGTATGTCTGTTTCGTTTATAATTTAAATACGATTGGGATGCTGGCATCCACGCCAAAGCCGGGCGCCTTAAACTTAAGCAGCCTGGCCACGCGCAGCGCCTCCTCGCCAGTGCCTGCACCGGCATTGCGCAATACTTTAAAATTAGACGTGGACCCATCCGGGTTCACAGTGAAGCTGATGATGCAGTCGCCCTGCACGCGGTTGCGCTTGGCCAGCATCGGGTACTGCAGCTCCTTATAGATGGCTTTGTACATGGCCTCCTGGCCTCCCTCATAGAAGTCTGCCACAGGAATGGGCTTGTCAGGTACCCAAACGTTTTCCTCTTTAGAGGCCTGAGCCGTTGCCTTGCTGCCGCTTTGGGCACTCGCCGTAACTGCCAGCATGGCAAATAAAATAAACAAAAATGAAATTCTGGTTCTCATAAGGGTAAACATTTAAAATTTTCTACATCACGGGGCCTGCCGCCTCTCCAGTTAAATGTTAACCTTGGTTCGCTCAGTGCTGATTCTGCACCTGCGCGTTCACCTCGTCTATAAAGGTAAGGATCTCGTCGCGGCCAATCTGCTTTTCTGAGGAAGTGCGGAACATCTGGGGCAGTTCATCCCATGTTTCACGCAGTTTACGCTTCCACGCGGCTATGGTTGAGTCTGTCTTGATGGACGACTGCTTGTCGAGTTTGGTGAACACGATAACAAACGGCACGCCCATGTTGCCGAGCTGGTGGATGAACTCCACGTCTGGGGCCATCGGGTCGTGGCGGCTGTCTATCAGCACAAATACGCAGGTCAGGTTTTCCCGCTTCTGCAGGTAATAGTTGATCATACGGCGCCATTCCTCGCGCGAGCTCTTGCTCACTTTGGCGTAGCCGTAGCCGGGCAAATCCACCAGGTACCACTCATCATTAATAAGGAAGTGGTTGATGAGTTGGGTTTTGCCTGGCTGCCCCGATGTTTTGGCAAGCTTCTTCTGCTCGGTAAGCATGTTGATGAGCGACGATTTGCCCACATTGGAGCGCCCGATAAAGGCGTACTCTGGCTTATCGGGGGTAGGGCAGGCCTCCACCTTTGTGTTACTCATCAAGAATTTAGCTTCCTTAATAACCATGCTATAACGTTTTGTGGTTCTGGTAAGTGAGGTCCCTCGCTGTTTTTAGCAGGAGAGGCACCCCTCAGGCCCCCGTTTCTAAGGGAGGCGCAACGTATAAACCCCAAAGGTAGCGAATAAATTCTCCACGGCTGGCGGCGTTTATGGCCGCCTTACCTGTAACGCAGAAACCGGCAGAAAATTTTCGGAGCGCGCCGGCCTTGCTCATACTTGTATAGGAACTACCCTGTGAAAAGTTGTCTGATTAGTGGAAAAAATATCGCTTGTTAATATAATATATTATATATATTTGCTGTCGATTCAATTTCGTGTGAGTAACTTTATACCTACGCCTCCTTTGCTGGCAGGCAGCCCGAAAAGCCCGCTTACTCTTTTCGGAGATCCAATACGTACACAGTTCAGAAAGTTTTATAGGGATATATGTGTTTAACATATACTAAATTTTATATATCTCGTATAGATGCAGGATTAGCTATGCCGACTGTAGAGGCTGCATCATGATCCGAAAGTATTTACCATCACCCAAACATTTAGGAAAGTATAACAAACCCTTTATCACATGAATTATTTAGCCAAATCGTTCTCGCGGGTTTCTCTGCTGCTTGCCATGGTATGCCTTTTGGCTGCCACTGCATCGGCACAAAGCACCAGGAAACAAATGCGAACCGCCAACAAATTTTTTAAGAAGGAAAATTACCGCGCGGCGCTGCCTTACTATGACCAGGTGCTGGCTGCGGACCCTAACAATGCCAAGGCCCTGTACTTTGCAGGCATCAGCTACCTGACCTTCGACAAGGAGAAGTCGGCTGATTACCTGTACCGCGCTGCAGAGCTGAACCCGAAAGTGGACAAAGAGCTGGAGTACTGGCTGGGCCGTACCGACCACATTAACTACCGCTTCGACAGCGCCATCGAGCACTTCCAGAACTACCAGAAAACCATCAAACCCCGAAACGTAGAGCGTAAGGAGGAAGTGGCGCAGCTGATCCAGTACGCTAAGAACGCCAAGCGCGAGGTAGCAAACCCTAAGGACGTGTTTGTGAAGAACCTGGGTGGTGACGTAAACACGGCATTCTCGGAGCACAGCCCGGTTATTTCGTCAGACTACAACTACCTGCTGTTCACCTCCCGCGCGGAGGGAGCCACCGGTGGTAAGGCAGCCGAGGATGGCGAGTACTTCGAGGATATCTTTGAGACCAACCGTACTGGCGTGGACTCTTGGGAGAAACCGCGCATTGTGCCAGGTGCCCTGAACAGCCCCGGCCACGATGCCTCTATCCAACTGTTCGACAACGATACAAAGCTGCTGCTCTACCAATCGGTTAACAACGGCGACATTATGGTGTCTGAGCGCCAGCCCGACGGAAGCTGGGGCACACCGAAGAGCATCAGCGACAAAGTAAACACCCGCGACTTTGAGTCTGACGCCTACATCACGCCAGACGGAACCACGCTGTTCTTCTCCACCAGCCACTACTCTGAGAACGGTGACCTGGACCTGTATATGGTGCAGCGCGACAAAGGCGGCAACTGGGGCAACCCCAAGAGCCTGGGCAGAACGATTAACTCCCGTTTCGACGAGGACAGCCCCTACCTGTCGGCTGACGGTACCCTGTTCTTCGCCTCGCGTGGACACAACAGCATGGGTGGCTACGATATCTTCGCTTCCAAGTATGACTCGGTGGCACGCCGCTGGGCCCGTCCGGAAAACCTGGGCTCCCCGATCAACACGCCGGATGATGACACCTACTACCGTTTGGCGCCGGACGGAAGCTACGCTTACCTGTCGTCTTACCGCATTGGTGGCTACGGAGAGAAGGATATCTACACCATCAACTACATCAAAAACGCGGATGTGAAAGGCCGTGTGCTGGTGCAGGGCGACAGCACCCTGACACTGCCAGGCGTGGAACTGATCTTCAACGGTCAGCAGGCGGATAACCGCCCGATCTCTTACCGCGATGTGAGCAAGCCGGACTCCGCTACCTATAACGTGAACGTGCTGTCTGGCCGTAACTACCAGGTGCAGCTCTCTCTGGACGGCGAGGTGCTGGAGACGCAGGAGTTTGAAGTGCCGGTTGTACTCGACGATACGACGACGATCAGAAAAGACTTCTTCGTGACTTTGGATGACACGACGGCTGCCCGTATCGCGCGACTTGCGCCGGACGCGGCTGTGGGTGATTTCCAGATGGAAAACATCTACTTCGCTACAGACAAGTATGACCTGCGCCCGGAGGCAATCCAGGAGCTGGACAGAATTGCTGAGATCATGAAGGCAAACCCAACGCTGAACATCAGCATCGAAGGCCACACCGACTCACGTGCCAGCGACTCTTACAACATGACACTGGGCCAGAACCGTGCTGACGCCGCTTTCGATTACCTGGTGGGCAAGGACATCTCGGCTAAGCGTATGGTAACGGTAAGCTACGGCGAGAGCAGACCAGCTGTGCCGAACACATCGGCTGACAACATGCAGCTGAACCGCAGAACGATCTTCCGTGTGCTGAAGCGTGAGGAGATTCAGCAGGGACAGGAAGTGCAGTAAACTGAAAGCATGGCCTTCGCGCCAGCAGAACTATACTCCAGAAGCAGGCCGGCACATGCCCGGCCTGCTTTTTTTATATTTCGGAACATAATCTGCGGAATATAGTTTTAGGTACAGTATTTTTGCCCTGTTACAATCATTTTATCCTAACCCATGGCGGTAGTACCTTATAAAGACCAGAACGAGAACAAGAAGTCGCAGGTGGCCACGATGTTTAACAACATTGCCGGCAAGTATGATTTCCTGAACCACTTTTTGAGCGCTGGCATCGATATTATCTGGAGAAAGAAGGCCGTAAGCCTGCTGGCTCCCCAAAAGCCAAAGCAGGTGCTGGACATTGCCACCGGTACTGCCGACTTTGCCATTGAGACCCTGCGCCTGAACCCGGATAAAATCACGGGCGTGGACATCTCGGAGGGCATGCTGGCCGTAGGACGGGAGAAGCTGGCCAAGAAGGGCCTCACCGATAAGATTGAGCTGAAGTATGGCGACTCGGAGAACCTGCCGTTTGCCGATAATACGTTTGATGCCATTACGGTGGCCTTTGGCGTGCGCAACTTTGAGAACCTGGAGAAGGGCCTCTCGGAGATGTACCGCGTGCTGAAGCCGGGCGGAATGGCCGTGGTGCTGGAGTTCTCCATGCCGCGCGCCTTCCCGATGAAGCAGCTCTATCAATTTTATTTCAAGAATATACTACCAGCGGTAGGTAAACTCG is a window of Pontibacter kalidii DNA encoding:
- a CDS encoding aspartate kinase, translating into MSIERIKVYKFGGASVKSAGSFRNLARILKTQGHEGQLLVVVSAMGKTTNALEALLHLAYRQQSFSSELASLKDYHLQVLRELLVDQEHPAFQRLEHLFELLHDQLKGITPNDNFDRVYDQTVSFGELFSSAILHYFLAEQDIYNTLIDSRKYIQTDTNWREGKVDWAWTERLIRRDVPHLLQQGLVVTQGFLGGTNNGLTTTLGREGSDFSAAIFAFCLDADSMYIWKDVEGLLNADPKYFADTVRYPEISYQETVEMAYYGASVIHPKTIKPLANKKIPLYVKSFLNPEGEGTKICDCRFEVIAPAYIIKEKQCLVSFGVKDFTFISEKNLGTIFNALSELRIKINLMQNSAISFSICTDYNQERLQRLIQTLQDQFVIHYNTNLQLYTIKNYNAESIKRISEGREVLLEQRTRTTFQIVSR
- the fbp gene encoding class 1 fructose-bisphosphatase, with product MNDKLGLPVGTTLDRFIMRKQEDFPFATGELSQLLRDIALAAKIVNREINRAGLLDVTGAYGQQNVQGEDQQKLDVIANIRFIRALRNGGEVCTIISEEEDEAIQTGNTRGKYIVAIDPLDGSSNIDVNVSIGTIFSIYRRTSDQGCDGTMEDCLQPGVRQVGAGYIIYGSSTMLVYTTGAGVNGFTYDPTLGEFFLSHPNICTPKTGKIYSINEGTYNFFPEGVKQYVQYCKDNEYSARYIGSLVGDFHRNLLKGGIYIYPSTTKVPKGKLRLMYECNALAFIVEQAGGKATDGSQRIMELVPTELHQRCPLFIGSPEMVDKAEEFLKAEVAVN
- a CDS encoding DUF5606 family protein, translated to MPIDLRQVAAVSGQSGLYRVVKPTRTGVILESLEENPKTMVAQARHRMSLLDEISIYTTDGEGTVPLAEVFDRVNEKYGESLPLSDKPGNEDYKEFMASVLPNYDEDRVYVSDMKKLATWYAIVRQHVGFTEAAKPESKKATEKPEAEEKAPAEKKPSKKKSEKEA
- a CDS encoding energy transducer TonB is translated as MRTRISFLFILFAMLAVTASAQSGSKATAQASKEENVWVPDKPIPVADFYEGGQEAMYKAIYKELQYPMLAKRNRVQGDCIISFTVNPDGSTSNFKVLRNAGAGTGEEALRVARLLKFKAPGFGVDASIPIVFKL
- the yihA gene encoding ribosome biogenesis GTP-binding protein YihA/YsxC, yielding MVIKEAKFLMSNTKVEACPTPDKPEYAFIGRSNVGKSSLINMLTEQKKLAKTSGQPGKTQLINHFLINDEWYLVDLPGYGYAKVSKSSREEWRRMINYYLQKRENLTCVFVLIDSRHDPMAPDVEFIHQLGNMGVPFVIVFTKLDKQSSIKTDSTIAAWKRKLRETWDELPQMFRTSSEKQIGRDEILTFIDEVNAQVQNQH
- a CDS encoding OmpA family protein, whose translation is MNYLAKSFSRVSLLLAMVCLLAATASAQSTRKQMRTANKFFKKENYRAALPYYDQVLAADPNNAKALYFAGISYLTFDKEKSADYLYRAAELNPKVDKELEYWLGRTDHINYRFDSAIEHFQNYQKTIKPRNVERKEEVAQLIQYAKNAKREVANPKDVFVKNLGGDVNTAFSEHSPVISSDYNYLLFTSRAEGATGGKAAEDGEYFEDIFETNRTGVDSWEKPRIVPGALNSPGHDASIQLFDNDTKLLLYQSVNNGDIMVSERQPDGSWGTPKSISDKVNTRDFESDAYITPDGTTLFFSTSHYSENGDLDLYMVQRDKGGNWGNPKSLGRTINSRFDEDSPYLSADGTLFFASRGHNSMGGYDIFASKYDSVARRWARPENLGSPINTPDDDTYYRLAPDGSYAYLSSYRIGGYGEKDIYTINYIKNADVKGRVLVQGDSTLTLPGVELIFNGQQADNRPISYRDVSKPDSATYNVNVLSGRNYQVQLSLDGEVLETQEFEVPVVLDDTTTIRKDFFVTLDDTTAARIARLAPDAAVGDFQMENIYFATDKYDLRPEAIQELDRIAEIMKANPTLNISIEGHTDSRASDSYNMTLGQNRADAAFDYLVGKDISAKRMVTVSYGESRPAVPNTSADNMQLNRRTIFRVLKREEIQQGQEVQ
- the ubiE gene encoding bifunctional demethylmenaquinone methyltransferase/2-methoxy-6-polyprenyl-1,4-benzoquinol methylase UbiE, producing MAVVPYKDQNENKKSQVATMFNNIAGKYDFLNHFLSAGIDIIWRKKAVSLLAPQKPKQVLDIATGTADFAIETLRLNPDKITGVDISEGMLAVGREKLAKKGLTDKIELKYGDSENLPFADNTFDAITVAFGVRNFENLEKGLSEMYRVLKPGGMAVVLEFSMPRAFPMKQLYQFYFKNILPAVGKLVSKDTAAYTYLPESVQAFPDGQRFLDIYQKVGFRTTKWHSLTFGISSIYTGKK